The Streptomyces sp. SS1-1 genome has a segment encoding these proteins:
- a CDS encoding bifunctional RNase H/acid phosphatase has translation MREFIVEADGGSRGNPGPAGYGAVVIDAATGQTLAERAEYLGIATNNVAEYRGLVAGLRAAHELDPAATVHVRMDSKLVIEQMSGRWKIKHPDMKPLASEAARIFPPGRVTYEWIPRERNKHADRLANEAMDAGKRGERWSAQDSTAELEAADASAATGTASGGAGTGAGDAGTTAAPSSGWAPADMGAPATFVLLRHGETPLTPQKRFSGSGGTDPALSAAGREQAERVGAALARRGTVQAVVASPLARTRETAAIVAGRLGLEVAVEEGLRETDFGAWEGLTFGEVRERYPDDLTAWLADPQARPTGGGESFAATADRVATARDKLIAAYAGRTVLLVTHVTPIKTLVRLALGAPPESLFRMELSAASLSAIAYYADGNASVRLFNDTSHLRG, from the coding sequence GTGCGGGAGTTCATCGTCGAGGCCGACGGCGGGTCACGGGGCAACCCGGGGCCCGCGGGCTACGGCGCGGTCGTGATCGACGCTGCCACGGGCCAGACCCTCGCCGAGCGCGCCGAGTACCTCGGCATCGCCACCAACAACGTCGCCGAGTACCGGGGCCTGGTGGCCGGGCTGCGCGCCGCGCACGAACTGGACCCGGCGGCCACGGTCCACGTCCGCATGGACTCCAAGCTCGTCATCGAGCAGATGTCGGGCCGCTGGAAGATCAAGCACCCCGACATGAAGCCGCTGGCGTCCGAGGCGGCGCGGATCTTCCCGCCCGGCCGGGTGACGTACGAGTGGATCCCGCGCGAGCGGAACAAGCACGCGGACCGGCTCGCCAACGAGGCGATGGACGCGGGCAAGCGCGGGGAGCGGTGGAGCGCGCAGGACTCGACGGCGGAGCTGGAGGCGGCCGACGCGAGCGCTGCCACCGGGACGGCCTCCGGGGGTGCCGGCACCGGTGCCGGGGACGCCGGTACGACCGCGGCCCCCTCGTCCGGCTGGGCGCCCGCCGACATGGGCGCACCCGCCACCTTCGTCCTGCTCCGGCACGGCGAGACGCCCCTCACCCCGCAGAAGCGGTTCTCCGGCAGCGGCGGCACCGACCCGGCCCTGTCCGCCGCCGGCCGGGAGCAGGCCGAGCGTGTGGGCGCCGCCCTCGCCCGGCGCGGCACCGTCCAGGCGGTCGTGGCCTCGCCGCTCGCCCGCACCCGCGAGACCGCCGCGATCGTCGCGGGCCGGCTCGGTCTGGAGGTCGCCGTCGAGGAGGGCCTGCGCGAGACCGACTTCGGCGCCTGGGAGGGCCTCACCTTCGGCGAGGTCCGCGAGCGGTACCCCGACGACCTGACCGCCTGGCTGGCCGACCCGCAGGCCCGCCCCACCGGCGGCGGCGAGAGCTTCGCGGCCACCGCGGACCGGGTCGCCACCGCCCGCGACAAGCTGATCGCGGCGTACGCGGGCCGCACGGTCCTGCTCGTCACCCACGTCACGCCCATCAAGACGCTCGTACGGCTGGCCCTGGGCGCACCGCCGGAGTCCCTGTTCCGCATGGAGCTGTCGGCGGCCTCGCTGTCCGCGATCGCGTACTACGCGGACGGCAACGCGAGCGTGCGGCTCTTCAACGACACCTCACACCTGCGCGGGTGA
- a CDS encoding DUF6177 family protein has protein sequence MTKDVIALTPRMPDLPTLLAGLYAGGPDLGVSTTADGAVVQLCAPDGRPLVSVEAPILVQVPGETGRLLGHPVADGPVWWTEARASAAVPEAGRLAGSFAGRLATVLDGTVWPPEAATTDAVPVTTDFSAIPVPAASAPAVDVLTDSTAVVMQDRPLVAMTSWLSDALRTATAAGQALQIVTPLTARLTLPTRLALRGLPNRWVVQDPEHGYYDGLSGAVLHWKDGTFTPVRDTAGTTSVAEVFKTSPETGERQLLLTLRTRHPADTDLVLGGAVEAAFRHLTGSAPAGWSTAEPVNLPWSTRRLTDLARARAPRPSWLIAVGQPDRPALATLRVLRTAAGVEEDITLVLGYAEHETPPLHAVEPLAAELDAAHGLVTLLTALRSARGDLTVPARLEPPPLPVSFTLGHDEVRRTGRPPHAPPPCRSASRPSPPCTTPGRRNGPAGLVHLRTAHPAPQGVQVGGPSLRRNGGSALPDVSVTSWSPSVHIRLTNYAGHRRIGGQHSFISGDSTHAQGAYRTDGRSGVHARLRAHGMQR, from the coding sequence TCATCGCCCTCACCCCGAGGATGCCGGACCTGCCCACGCTCCTGGCGGGCCTGTACGCGGGCGGCCCCGACCTCGGCGTGAGCACGACGGCCGACGGCGCCGTCGTACAGCTGTGCGCCCCCGACGGGCGGCCTCTGGTCTCCGTGGAAGCCCCGATCCTCGTCCAGGTGCCCGGCGAGACCGGCCGCCTGCTCGGGCACCCCGTCGCGGACGGCCCGGTGTGGTGGACCGAGGCCCGGGCGTCGGCCGCCGTCCCCGAGGCCGGACGCCTCGCCGGCTCCTTCGCCGGGCGCCTGGCCACCGTCCTCGACGGCACGGTCTGGCCCCCTGAGGCCGCCACCACGGACGCCGTCCCCGTCACCACCGACTTCTCGGCGATCCCGGTGCCCGCCGCCTCGGCCCCCGCGGTGGACGTCCTCACCGACTCGACAGCCGTGGTCATGCAGGACAGGCCCCTGGTCGCCATGACCAGCTGGCTCTCCGACGCACTGCGCACCGCGACCGCCGCCGGCCAGGCCCTGCAGATCGTCACCCCGCTCACCGCCCGCCTCACACTGCCGACCCGCTTGGCCCTGCGCGGCCTGCCCAACCGCTGGGTGGTCCAGGACCCCGAGCACGGCTACTACGACGGCCTGTCCGGTGCCGTACTCCACTGGAAGGACGGCACCTTCACCCCCGTTCGGGACACGGCCGGCACCACCTCCGTGGCCGAGGTGTTCAAGACGTCCCCCGAGACCGGCGAACGTCAGCTTCTGCTGACGCTGCGCACGCGGCACCCCGCGGACACGGACCTCGTACTCGGCGGCGCAGTGGAGGCCGCGTTCCGGCACCTGACCGGCTCCGCACCAGCGGGATGGAGCACCGCCGAACCGGTCAACCTCCCCTGGTCCACCCGCCGGCTGACCGACCTCGCCCGGGCCCGTGCACCCCGCCCCAGCTGGCTGATCGCCGTCGGACAGCCCGACCGCCCCGCTCTCGCCACCCTGCGCGTGCTCCGGACGGCGGCGGGCGTCGAAGAGGACATCACCCTCGTACTCGGCTACGCGGAACACGAGACACCGCCTCTGCACGCGGTCGAGCCTCTCGCAGCCGAACTGGACGCCGCGCACGGCCTCGTCACGCTGCTCACGGCGCTCCGCTCCGCACGCGGCGATCTCACCGTCCCCGCGCGGCTCGAGCCGCCTCCGCTCCCCGTGTCCTTCACGCTCGGCCACGACGAGGTCCGTCGCACCGGGCGACCGCCCCACGCCCCGCCCCCGTGCCGCTCGGCGTCCCGGCCGAGCCCGCCCTGCACTACCCCTGGGCGACGGAACGGACCCGCGGGCCTGGTCCACCTTCGGACTGCTCACCCAGCACCTCAGGGCGTCCAGGTCGGCGGTCCGTCCTTGAGGAGGAACGGTGGCTCAGCGCTCCCCGACGTCTCCGTCACCTCATGGTCACCAAGCGTGCACATCCGCCTGACAAACTACGCAGGACATCGCCGTATCGGCGGACAACACTCATTCATCAGCGGGGATTCGACACATGCGCAAGGCGCGTATCGCACTGACGGCCGTTCTGGTGTCCACGCTCGGCTTCGGGCTCACGGCATGCAACGGTGA
- a CDS encoding MerR family transcriptional regulator gives MRIGELAAAVGVTTRAVRHYHHQGLLPEPERRANGYREYTLRHAVVLARIRRLTELGLGLAEVRDVLAEDAGKDLVEVLGELDADLARQEAAVRERRARLRALLDMEGGLPAEGPVSPGLAALFRDMARVTDSPMAAKDRELLALIETSAAPGAGERVVAALGDAFAVPGAQERAVAAYALLDGLADADPTDPRVDEAARALVDCLPREVLPEGFAVDSGDSFLRAFYADFPAAQAEAVRRALVMISERG, from the coding sequence ATGCGGATCGGAGAACTCGCCGCCGCGGTCGGGGTCACCACGCGGGCCGTGCGGCACTACCACCATCAGGGGCTTTTGCCCGAGCCGGAGCGGCGGGCCAACGGGTATCGGGAGTACACCCTGCGGCACGCCGTCGTGCTGGCGCGGATCCGGCGGCTGACGGAGCTGGGGCTGGGGCTCGCCGAGGTGCGGGACGTGCTGGCCGAGGACGCGGGGAAGGATCTCGTCGAGGTGCTGGGCGAGCTCGACGCCGACCTCGCCCGGCAGGAGGCGGCCGTCCGGGAGCGGCGGGCGCGGTTGCGGGCACTGCTGGACATGGAGGGCGGGCTGCCCGCCGAGGGGCCGGTGTCGCCGGGACTGGCGGCGCTGTTCCGGGACATGGCCCGGGTGACCGACTCCCCGATGGCGGCCAAGGACCGTGAGTTGCTCGCTCTCATCGAGACCTCGGCGGCGCCCGGGGCCGGTGAGCGGGTCGTGGCCGCGCTCGGCGACGCGTTCGCCGTGCCCGGGGCGCAGGAGCGGGCCGTCGCCGCGTACGCCCTGCTCGACGGTCTCGCCGACGCCGATCCCACCGATCCGCGGGTGGACGAGGCCGCGCGGGCCCTCGTGGACTGTCTGCCCCGTGAGGTGCTGCCGGAGGGGTTCGCGGTCGACTCCGGTGACAGTTTTCTGCGGGCCTTCTACGCCGATTTCCCGGCGGCCCAGGCGGAGGCCGTCCGTCGGGCGCTGGTGATGATCTCGGAGCGGGGGTGA
- the eda gene encoding bifunctional 4-hydroxy-2-oxoglutarate aldolase/2-dehydro-3-deoxy-phosphogluconate aldolase, translating into MTSVLDLAPVVPVVVVDDPSDAVPLARALVAGGLRAIEVTLRTPAALDAIRAVADAVPDAVVGAGTVLTPGQVTRSVEAGARFLVSPGWTDALLDAMRASGVPYLPGVSTASEVVALLERGVRELKFFPAEAAGGTAYLRSLYGPLPQVRFCPTGGIGPGSAPDYLALPNVACVGGSWMLPADAVAARDWGRVETLAREAAGLGQSPAQV; encoded by the coding sequence ATGACATCGGTCCTGGATCTCGCGCCCGTCGTCCCCGTGGTCGTGGTGGACGACCCCTCCGACGCCGTGCCGCTGGCCCGGGCGCTGGTCGCGGGCGGGCTGCGCGCGATCGAGGTGACCCTGCGGACCCCGGCCGCGCTCGACGCGATCCGGGCGGTCGCGGACGCCGTGCCGGACGCCGTGGTCGGGGCCGGCACCGTGCTCACGCCCGGGCAGGTGACGCGGTCGGTGGAGGCGGGGGCGCGGTTCCTGGTCAGCCCCGGCTGGACGGACGCCCTGCTCGACGCCATGCGGGCGTCCGGGGTGCCGTATCTGCCGGGGGTGTCGACGGCGTCGGAGGTCGTGGCGCTGCTGGAGCGCGGGGTGCGGGAGCTGAAGTTCTTCCCGGCCGAGGCGGCGGGCGGCACCGCGTACCTCAGGTCGCTGTACGGGCCGCTGCCCCAGGTGCGGTTCTGCCCGACGGGCGGTATCGGCCCCGGTTCGGCGCCGGACTACCTCGCCCTGCCCAACGTGGCCTGTGTGGGCGGCAGTTGGATGCTCCCGGCGGACGCGGTGGCGGCCCGGGACTGGGGGCGGGTCGAGACGCTGGCTCGCGAGGCGGCCGGTCTCGGCCAATCACCCGCGCAGGTGTGA
- a CDS encoding Uma2 family endonuclease, which produces MLLEGFLSLDPLQGFRAELVDGEIVVAPPPDGDHEKYVSRIVRQVIKHSGTEMDFSENKGLRLVSGDSSPADHVIPDGTFAPLEADLFAGAGPWMPCDGVAMVLEVTAANPRRDREPKRRCYARGRVPLYLLLDRDASQITLYSLPEKDDYRGRCTRPLGKPLALPAPFAFELETTDLL; this is translated from the coding sequence GTGCTCCTGGAGGGCTTCCTGAGCCTGGACCCACTTCAGGGCTTCCGGGCCGAGCTGGTCGACGGGGAGATCGTCGTGGCGCCGCCGCCGGACGGAGATCACGAGAAGTACGTCAGCCGGATCGTGCGGCAGGTCATCAAGCACTCCGGGACCGAGATGGACTTCTCGGAGAACAAGGGGCTGCGACTGGTGAGCGGCGACTCGAGCCCTGCCGACCACGTGATCCCGGACGGCACCTTCGCTCCTCTGGAGGCCGACCTCTTCGCGGGAGCGGGGCCCTGGATGCCCTGCGACGGCGTCGCCATGGTGCTGGAGGTGACGGCCGCCAACCCCCGGAGAGACCGCGAGCCCAAACGCCGCTGCTACGCCCGCGGTCGTGTCCCCCTGTACCTCCTGCTCGACCGCGACGCCTCGCAGATCACCCTCTACAGCCTGCCGGAGAAGGATGACTACCGAGGGCGTTGCACCCGCCCCCTCGGTAAACCGCTCGCCCTCCCCGCCCCCTTCGCCTTCGAACTGGAGACGACCGACCTCCTCTGA
- a CDS encoding RNB domain-containing ribonuclease has protein sequence MPRRHIRVTGAPEAPLRAALTALRTRLDVPANFPPEVLAEAERAAKAPVLPERDATDIPFLTIDPPGSTDLDQALHLSRRGTGHRVRYAIADVAAFVVPSGALDREAHRRVTTLYFPDTRVPLHPEVLSEDAASLLPGRDRPAVLWTIDLDAEGRTVAVDVHRALVRSRARLDYAGVQRQIDAGTAEEPLALLKEIGELRERLELERGGISLNAPEQEIVEHDHTYELAYRAPHPADGWNAQLSLLTGMAAAELMLAHGTGILRTLPAAPDGAVGRLRRTARALGIDWPHHVSYAPLVRSLDPHRPHHAAFLQECTTLLRGAGYTPFRDGDLPALTTHAAVAAPYAHCTAPLRRLVDRYASEICLAATAGDPVPDWVLAALDTLPSRMTEGARRAGTVERECVDLVEAALLKDRVGEEFDACVIDVDERRPTSGVVQLRTPAVIGRVDARSPLPLGDPLRVRLTRSDPATAKVRFEPV, from the coding sequence ATGCCCCGCCGCCACATCCGCGTGACCGGCGCCCCCGAGGCCCCTCTGCGCGCCGCCCTCACCGCGCTGCGCACCCGGCTCGACGTCCCCGCGAACTTCCCGCCCGAGGTCCTGGCCGAGGCGGAACGCGCCGCGAAGGCCCCCGTCCTCCCGGAACGCGACGCCACGGACATCCCCTTCCTCACCATCGACCCGCCCGGCTCCACGGACCTCGACCAGGCCCTGCACCTGTCCCGGCGGGGCACCGGCCACCGCGTCCGGTACGCCATCGCCGACGTCGCCGCCTTCGTCGTACCGTCGGGCGCGCTCGACCGCGAGGCACACCGGCGCGTGACGACCCTCTACTTCCCCGACACCCGCGTCCCGCTGCACCCCGAGGTGCTCAGCGAGGACGCCGCCAGCCTGCTGCCCGGCCGGGACCGCCCCGCCGTCCTCTGGACGATCGACCTCGACGCGGAGGGCCGTACGGTCGCCGTCGACGTCCACCGCGCCCTGGTCCGCAGCCGGGCGCGGCTCGACTACGCGGGCGTACAGCGGCAGATCGACGCGGGGACCGCCGAGGAACCCCTGGCCCTGCTCAAGGAGATCGGGGAACTGCGCGAGCGCCTGGAACTGGAGCGCGGCGGGATCTCCCTGAACGCCCCAGAGCAGGAGATCGTCGAGCACGACCACACGTACGAACTCGCCTACCGCGCACCCCACCCGGCCGACGGCTGGAACGCCCAGCTCTCCCTCCTCACCGGCATGGCCGCAGCCGAGCTGATGCTGGCCCACGGCACCGGCATCCTGCGCACGCTGCCCGCCGCCCCCGACGGCGCGGTCGGCCGGCTGCGCCGTACCGCCCGCGCCCTGGGCATCGACTGGCCGCACCACGTGTCGTACGCCCCGCTCGTCCGCTCCCTCGACCCGCACCGGCCGCATCACGCGGCCTTCCTCCAGGAGTGCACGACCCTGCTGCGGGGCGCCGGCTACACCCCGTTCCGCGACGGCGACCTGCCCGCCCTCACCACCCACGCCGCCGTGGCCGCCCCCTACGCCCACTGCACGGCACCGCTGCGCCGGCTGGTCGACCGCTACGCCTCGGAGATCTGCCTGGCGGCCACCGCGGGGGACCCCGTCCCCGACTGGGTCCTGGCGGCCCTCGACACCCTCCCCTCCCGTATGACCGAAGGCGCCCGGCGCGCGGGCACGGTGGAGCGGGAGTGCGTCGACCTCGTGGAGGCGGCGCTGCTGAAGGACCGGGTGGGGGAGGAGTTCGACGCCTGCGTGATCGACGTGGACGAGCGCCGCCCCACGTCGGGCGTGGTCCAGCTCCGCACCCCGGCGGTCATCGGCCGCGTCGACGCCCGCTCCCCGCTGCCCCTCGGCGACCCTCTGCGCGTCCGTCTCACGCGGTCGGACCCGGCGACGGCGAAGGTGCGCTTCGAGCCGGTGTGA
- the yaaA gene encoding peroxide stress protein YaaA, protein MLVLLPPSEGKAASGRGAPLRPESLSLPGLAGAREAVLTELVELCAGDEDKARDVLGLSEGLRGEVAKNAGLRTAGARPAGEIYTGVLYDALGLASLDAAAKRRAARSLLVFSGLWGVVRVTDRIPSYRCSMGVKLPGLGALAGHWRAPMAEVLPEAAGSGLVLDLRSAAYAAAWKPKGEVAGRTATVRVLHAPTRKVVSHFNKATKGRIVRSLLTDGAAPKDPAELVEALRDLGYEVEAGAPAGAGKPWALDVLVDEVH, encoded by the coding sequence GTGCTTGTCCTGCTGCCGCCGTCCGAAGGCAAGGCCGCGTCCGGCCGGGGTGCGCCGCTGAGGCCGGAGTCGCTGTCCCTGCCGGGGCTGGCCGGGGCACGGGAGGCCGTGCTGACCGAGCTGGTCGAGCTGTGCGCGGGTGACGAGGACAAGGCTCGGGACGTGCTCGGGCTCAGCGAGGGGCTGCGCGGCGAGGTCGCGAAGAACGCCGGACTGCGGACGGCGGGCGCCCGGCCGGCTGGGGAGATCTACACCGGGGTGCTCTACGACGCGCTCGGCCTCGCCTCCCTGGACGCGGCGGCGAAGCGGCGGGCGGCCCGGTCGCTGCTGGTGTTCTCGGGCTTGTGGGGTGTTGTGCGGGTCACCGACCGCATCCCCTCCTACCGCTGCTCGATGGGTGTGAAGCTGCCCGGGCTCGGCGCGCTCGCGGGGCACTGGCGGGCGCCGATGGCCGAGGTGCTGCCGGAGGCCGCCGGGAGCGGGCTGGTGCTGGATCTGCGGTCGGCGGCGTACGCGGCGGCGTGGAAGCCGAAGGGTGAGGTGGCCGGGCGGACGGCGACGGTACGGGTGCTGCACGCGCCGACCCGGAAGGTCGTCAGCCACTTCAACAAGGCGACGAAGGGCCGGATCGTGCGGAGCCTGCTGACGGACGGGGCCGCGCCGAAGGACCCGGCCGAGCTGGTCGAGGCGCTGCGGGACCTCGGGTACGAGGTGGAGGCCGGGGCGCCCGCCGGGGCCGGGAAGCCGTGGGCGCTGGACGTGCTCGTGGACGAGGTCCACTAG
- a CDS encoding Nif3-like dinuclear metal center hexameric protein, producing MPRLSEVIAALETLWPAERAESWDAVGTVVGDPGQEVSRVLFAVDPVQEIVDEAVELGADLLVTHHPLYLRGTTTVAASHFKGRVVHTLIKNDIALHVAHTNADTADPGVSDALAGALDLRVTGPLVPDPTDPEGRRGLGRVCELDQPLTVRALAARAAERLPATAQGIRVAGDPDAVVRTIAVSGGSGDSLFDQVRAAGVDAFLTADLRHHPVSEAVAHSPLALLDAAHWATEWPWCELAAAQLDEISDRHGWDLRVHVSATVTDPWTAHAASTTTDSTGAPN from the coding sequence GTGCCCCGTCTGTCTGAAGTCATCGCCGCGCTGGAGACCCTGTGGCCCGCCGAGCGGGCCGAGTCCTGGGACGCGGTCGGCACCGTCGTGGGCGACCCCGGCCAGGAGGTCTCCCGGGTCCTGTTCGCCGTCGACCCCGTCCAGGAGATCGTGGACGAGGCGGTCGAGCTCGGCGCCGACCTGCTGGTCACCCACCACCCGCTCTACCTGCGCGGAACGACGACCGTCGCGGCCTCCCACTTCAAAGGTCGCGTCGTGCACACCCTGATCAAGAACGACATCGCGCTGCACGTCGCGCACACCAACGCCGACACCGCCGACCCCGGCGTCAGCGACGCCCTCGCCGGCGCCCTCGACCTGCGTGTCACCGGCCCCCTCGTGCCCGACCCGACCGACCCGGAGGGCCGCCGGGGCCTCGGCCGCGTGTGCGAGCTGGACCAGCCGCTCACCGTGCGCGCCCTCGCCGCCCGCGCCGCCGAGCGGCTGCCCGCCACCGCGCAGGGCATCCGCGTCGCCGGCGACCCCGACGCCGTCGTCCGCACGATCGCCGTCAGCGGCGGCTCCGGCGACAGCCTCTTCGACCAGGTGCGGGCCGCCGGGGTCGACGCCTTCCTCACGGCCGACCTGCGCCACCACCCGGTGTCCGAGGCGGTCGCCCACAGTCCTCTCGCGCTGCTCGACGCGGCGCACTGGGCCACCGAGTGGCCCTGGTGCGAGCTGGCCGCAGCCCAGCTCGACGAGATCTCCGACCGCCACGGATGGGACCTGCGGGTCCACGTCTCCGCGACGGTCACCGACCCCTGGACCGCCCACGCGGCGTCCACCACCACCGATTCCACGGGAGCCCCCAACTGA
- a CDS encoding zinc ribbon domain-containing protein translates to MNAAPADQIRLLDVQDLDVRLQQLAHKRKSLPEHAEIESLTKDHTQLRDLLVAAQTEESDCAREQTKAEQDVDQVRQRAARDQQRLDSGAVTSPKDLENLQREIVSLAKRQGDLEDVVLEVMERRESAQERVAELTERVGSVQGKVDDAVARRDAAFEEIDAEVATVTKEREVVAAAVPADLLKLYEKLREQQGGVGAAKLYQRTCQGCRQELAITELNEIRSAAPDTVVRCENCRRILVRTAESGL, encoded by the coding sequence CTGAACGCCGCGCCCGCCGACCAGATCCGCCTCCTGGACGTCCAGGACCTCGACGTCCGCCTCCAGCAGCTCGCGCACAAGCGGAAGTCGCTGCCCGAGCACGCCGAGATCGAGTCCCTCACCAAGGACCACACCCAGCTGCGCGACCTGCTCGTCGCCGCGCAGACCGAGGAGAGCGACTGCGCCCGCGAGCAGACCAAGGCCGAGCAGGACGTGGACCAGGTGCGCCAGCGCGCCGCCCGCGACCAGCAGCGCCTGGACTCCGGTGCCGTCACGTCCCCGAAGGACCTGGAGAACCTCCAGCGCGAGATCGTCTCCCTCGCCAAGCGCCAGGGCGACCTCGAGGACGTCGTCCTGGAGGTCATGGAGCGCCGCGAGTCCGCCCAGGAGCGGGTCGCCGAGCTGACCGAGCGCGTCGGCTCCGTGCAGGGCAAGGTCGACGACGCCGTCGCCCGCCGGGACGCCGCGTTCGAGGAGATCGACGCCGAGGTGGCCACGGTCACGAAGGAGCGCGAGGTCGTCGCCGCCGCCGTCCCGGCCGACCTGCTGAAGCTGTACGAGAAGCTGCGCGAGCAGCAGGGCGGCGTCGGCGCGGCCAAGCTGTACCAGCGCACCTGCCAGGGCTGCCGCCAGGAGCTCGCCATCACCGAGCTCAACGAGATCCGCTCGGCCGCCCCCGACACCGTGGTGCGCTGCGAGAACTGCCGCCGCATCCTGGTCCGCACGGCCGAGTCCGGCCTCTAG